From the genome of Phlebotomus papatasi isolate M1 chromosome 2, Ppap_2.1, whole genome shotgun sequence:
GCGCCCCTACGATGTGGAATCGTGGTCTGTGCTCATCCGTGAAGGACAGAGTCGTCATGTGCATGAAGTGCGATCTCTGTATGAGTCTCTGGTATCAGTTTTTCCCACAACAGCACGCTTCTGGAAAATCTACATTGAGCAGGAAATGCGTGCCCGGAACTATGAGAGAGTGGAGAAACTCTTTCAGCGGTGCCTCGTGAAGATTCTCAATATTGATCTGTGGAAGCAGTACTTGACGTATGTGAAAGAGACCAAGTCTGGACTGAGTACGCACAAGTGAGTCAATTTTGGGGCATTATAACCTCATTTTCCATGGGATTacctttgggattttttttaccgTTCAGGGAGAAGCTGGCTCAGGCATATGATTTCGCATTGGAGAAAATTGGTATGGATCTCCATTCGTATTCCATCTGGTCGGATTATATTCAATTCCTGAAGAGTGTGGAGGCTGTGGGGAGTTATGCAGAGAATCAGAAGATTACAGCTGTCCGGAAGGTTTATCAGAAGGCTGTCGTCACACCAATCATTGGCATTGAGATCCTCTGGAAGGAATATATAGCTTTTGAGCAGAACATCAATCCCATCATCTCGGAAAAGATGAGTCTCGAACGTTCTCGGGATTACATGAATGCCCGCCGTGTGGCTAAGGAGCTGGAGATTGTCACGCGTGGATTGAATAGGAATTTGCCAGCATTGCCACCGAGTCTCAGTAAGGATGAGATGAAGCAGGTGGAACTGTGGAAGAAGTACATTGCTTTCGAGAAGTCCAATCCATTGAGGAGTGAAGATACAGCTCTGGTGACCAGGCGCGTAATGTTTGCCACTGAACAGTGTCTCCTGGTGCTGACGCATCATCCAGCTGTTTGGCATCAGGCGGCACAGTTCCTGGACCAAAGTTCGAAGTTGCTGACGGAGAAGGGAGATGTCAATGCTGCCAGGACTTTTAGCGACGAGGCAGCAAATGTTCTCGAGAGAGCCACAAATGGGGTTCTCAGCAGGAATATGCTGCTGTACTTTGCTTATGCGGATTTTGAGGAGGGACGCATGAAATACGAAAAAGTGCATCAGATGTACAATAAATTCCTCTCAATCCCGGACATTGATCCAACTCTGGCATACGTGCAGTACATGAAGTTTGCCAGAAGAGCCGAAGGCATAAAGTCCGCCAGGGCAGTGTTCAAGAATGCCCGGGAAGACATTCGTTCGCGCTATCATGTTTTTGTGGCAGCAGCCTTGATGGAATACTACTGCAGCAAAGATAAGGATATTGCCTTCCGGATCTTTGAGTTGGGACTGAAGAGATTTGGCGGAAGTCCAGAATATGTCATGTGCTACATTGACTATTTGTCGCATCTCAATGAAGATAACAACACGAGAGTTTTGTTTGAGAGAGTCCTCTCTTCCGGAGGCCTAACTCCGCATCTGTCCGTGGAAGTTTGGAATAGATTTCTGGAATTTGAGTCAAATATCGGAGATTTGTCGAGTATTGTCAAGGTTGAGCGACGCAGGAGTGCAGTTCTGGAGAATTTGAAGGAATTTGAGGGCAAAGAAACTGCACAGCTCGTTGATCGCTACAAATTCCTCGATCTCTATCCGTGTTCGTCAGTTGAACTGAAATCCATTGGATATTCAGATACCAAGGGCATTCTCACGGCAAAATCCAGCAGTTCAGACACTCCGGAAAGCATGAATCAACTGCCAAGACTCGATCTGTCGCAAATGATCCCCTATAAGCCAAAACCCAATGCCTTCCCGGGAGAACATCCACTTGCCGGTGGCACATTCCCTCAGCCACCGGCATTGGCTGCCCTCTGTGCTCAGCTTCCGCCTCCTGTCTCCTTCCAGGGACCTTTTGTCTCAGTGGAGCACCTCATTGACATTTTCAATCGTATACAACTTCCAGAACCACCTGTTCCATCCGGCGAAAATGGCTTCAGCAGCAAACTCTTCGATCTGGCCAAGTCTGTGCACTGGATTGTCGATGATAGCGCCTTCTCTGGCGAAGGTGGACTCAAGAGGAGACGCATTCTGCCCGGTGGAGATGACAGTGATGACGACCAGGCAGCTCCAGCGCCACCAACAAACGATATCTATCGTCTGAGACAGCAGAAAAGATTCAATAAATGagagaatttcaattgaaaaaaataaatgtaattgtGGAAGAACAGTAGGCCATTTTTCCAATCCCAATGGTGATTGTGGTCCCATGTGGTCTAGTGGCTAGGATATCTGGCTTTCACCCAGAAGGCCCGGGTTCGATTCCCGGCATGGGAAGCTTTTTTTGTGTCTCTCAACATTTTATATTATACCTCCAACTCTTTCAGTCTCACAAAATCTCAAGTAAATTTGTCCAATTTGTCCTTCTACCCCGTAACATACTTATTATcctattttataaaaagtattttataaaattgctgaaaaaaattaaatgcattgagaaaaaaatttcccatgccGGGAATCGAACCCGGGCCTTCTGGGTGAAAGCCAGATATCCTAGCCACTAGACCACATGGGACTGATGGTTGTTGAAGCAACTTTCATTATAAGCTATCCAGAGTGCGCTTAATTCAATGATTTCTCATGAATCATCATTGATGGGCATTGTCTACTTTTCACATTGTCGACAAATGCAATTGTCTACTTCACCATTGTTACACTATCAAAAAGAGTCACACAATACAGtaatagactctcgctaattcggttaTTTTAAgttcggactactttttaattcgtgcaaaatttgaaaaaaaagttcatcgataatttttaagtttaatgaagcaaatatgctcaatttTGCCACGGTTTGttttagttatgatgtgattttgcattatttaggggttatcatgaaatttaccataaatatcggtatgtaaaattctcaaattcgggtgaagcccgaatttgagagagtctagggtaagttgcataaattggaacaatttccagaggctcgaactttgatacaagattaaagacattataaatacatttttccctgatgacatacataaatttgctccttgattcttctagaatattaccgtttcatggaaattcttgaaaaacagtttgaaaagttcttaaatacaagaaaaatacgtgagtgcaaaacaatataatttggacagggtgggacaagttggatgtgggaatttggacaatgcgtaggggaaggttgtgcaagtttcaagattttttactgaatgccatacacactgaatcaattgtaccactagggtaaagtgtataattaaaaagtaaaaaacattaaggcttagatatatattatttattaaatctttttcttggatattttcattttcttgctttgctccttttcttcttttattttgaacctttctttctgtttctgaagtctaattctttttttttcttgcatagcctcttcttttagttttctttaatcatacgaattgtcacaaagaacttcaaacatgaatttaaaaactccatagaataataatagatacctgtccacctttgggcgaaagcattacacccgtttcgtcaagattaaagacgcgatcaggaggaagttccagaagatctttggattttaaatattcatgagttttctcaaaccactcagtggtaataccagctctttgggttgtgtatgcttctggtgtacgaagtctcaattctgggtatctgttcaaaaagctcttgaaccaagagtatcctggccttccatcggtgaactagttgacaatcttgaacttcttacaaataatttgcacagtgttgaggacctgatcttttgttataggatgccacttgtcactgcatcctaaaatccattcaacgagctcatcttctatatcttttggcagcgtaggaggccttcccccagagcattcttccggacatttcccggtcagcttattaaaaagtgttgttcttggcaccccaaataatactgacacctgacttggtgactttccttgacgaaaagcttccagtgctttgttcacttggtcttgagtataggatttgtactttttcaatttatttgcctttttacccatctgaaataaaaagaaaacccctgcaatacaatcgtatctccggatgtccaacttgtcacttttgctcacgcttcaaataagcactttttcttcatacagttagtaattatatcaaataaaaccattacgtaccgttaactatcgagattaaacactttattccactaaaatttgccagaaatattgagaaatgtcaacagaaccgaaaaaccaaagtcactcttcttgtgtttttattaggaaaaaatggccgatcgatgtattttttcgacggtgaaaagttacactgtcaattgaggtgagaattttatacgttaaatcttattcatatgaatggattttcactttatttgcagcacaaggaaccaaataattaaactataacatagaaaaatatactaattaaaatttagtactgtatttatcaagaaaaaattgcctgtccaacttgtcccagcgaaattttccaacttttgccattgtccaacttgtaccaatttaccctacTGCTGCTGTAA
Proteins encoded in this window:
- the LOC129802849 gene encoding protein suppressor of forked; its protein translation is MLLKEQIKFDIEWGHERLVRAQQAVELRPYDVESWSVLIREGQSRHVHEVRSLYESLVSVFPTTARFWKIYIEQEMRARNYERVEKLFQRCLVKILNIDLWKQYLTYVKETKSGLSTHKEKLAQAYDFALEKIGMDLHSYSIWSDYIQFLKSVEAVGSYAENQKITAVRKVYQKAVVTPIIGIEILWKEYIAFEQNINPIISEKMSLERSRDYMNARRVAKELEIVTRGLNRNLPALPPSLSKDEMKQVELWKKYIAFEKSNPLRSEDTALVTRRVMFATEQCLLVLTHHPAVWHQAAQFLDQSSKLLTEKGDVNAARTFSDEAANVLERATNGVLSRNMLLYFAYADFEEGRMKYEKVHQMYNKFLSIPDIDPTLAYVQYMKFARRAEGIKSARAVFKNAREDIRSRYHVFVAAALMEYYCSKDKDIAFRIFELGLKRFGGSPEYVMCYIDYLSHLNEDNNTRVLFERVLSSGGLTPHLSVEVWNRFLEFESNIGDLSSIVKVERRRSAVLENLKEFEGKETAQLVDRYKFLDLYPCSSVELKSIGYSDTKGILTAKSSSSDTPESMNQLPRLDLSQMIPYKPKPNAFPGEHPLAGGTFPQPPALAALCAQLPPPVSFQGPFVSVEHLIDIFNRIQLPEPPVPSGENGFSSKLFDLAKSVHWIVDDSAFSGEGGLKRRRILPGGDDSDDDQAAPAPPTNDIYRLRQQKRFNK